The Echinicola rosea genome has a segment encoding these proteins:
- a CDS encoding DUF4296 domain-containing protein, whose protein sequence is MKKTIFFFVFVIGVISCDDDQAPNYLLSENEMVGIMVDIHMAEGMASSLPVSYDSSKKLYPLFENRVFEKHHVADTTYTKSLEYYLRDTEKMKELYSRVIDSLNVKEKVGQED, encoded by the coding sequence GTGAAAAAGACAATATTCTTCTTCGTTTTCGTGATTGGGGTCATTTCATGTGATGATGACCAGGCCCCAAATTACCTGCTTTCTGAGAATGAGATGGTGGGAATAATGGTGGATATCCATATGGCCGAAGGAATGGCCAGTTCATTGCCTGTATCCTATGACTCTTCCAAAAAGCTGTATCCACTTTTTGAAAACCGTGTTTTCGAAAAGCACCACGTGGCCGATACGACTTACACAAAGAGCTTGGAGTATTATTTGAGGGATACCGAAAAGATGAAGGAACTGTACAGCCGCGTGATCGACTCCTTGAACGTGAAAGAAAAAGTCGGACAAGAAGACTGA
- a CDS encoding endonuclease MutS2, protein MQYPDNLETKINFDKIKEWIREECSSALGTAMVEKVAFSHDINLLNKLLDQTEEFRQILISGDLFPSSNYLNIYPYLEKAKIEGTFLYEDDFHEIKLSLITLKECVDFFSKNEEEYPQLFQLIGMVALDNSLLRAIERVLNDKGKIKDNATRELGLIRGQIIYEENRLRKVLDRIFREAKAKGLTPDDASITIRGGRMVMPVLAENKRKIKGFVHDESATGQTVFLEPAEVLDINNELKELEYMERREVQKILMQLTDTLRPFIPELKSAYKFLGMVDFIRAKARLALKMDASKPTLQKEKIIEWYNARHPVLQHALKQQNRPIVPLNIHLDHNSRLLVISGPNAGGKSVTLKTVSLVQYMLQCGLLVPMDPHSKCSVFHHFFIDIGDEQNIENDLSTYSSHLMSMKYFTQFADKKTIFFIDEFGTGTEPQFGGAIAESILLALNKSGAYGVVTTHYGNLKQIAAKNQGMTNGAMRFDIEKLEPLYQLDIGKPGSSFALEIATKIGIQKDIIGYAKAQIGDERVRYDKLLNKLESDKNKYEQLILEAQRKERLLTQRLKEYNELKETVDSNKKQLIHQAKLEAKGILDGANQKIEETIRSIKENKADKEVTKKLRQDLERHKDKVKPDKTFKPKKGSEEIKVVSGIIAVGDYVRLKDNGAVAEVLAIRNKDVEISIGDLKSNVKLNRLEKVSKTAMKKEKKTIAARSTFDTTSKMRDFSPNLDLRGRRGEEILPIVQNFVDEGYMLGVKDLRIVHGKGDGILREITRNLLRSMPSVGKYEDEHADRGGSGVTLVTLK, encoded by the coding sequence ATGCAATATCCGGATAATCTTGAAACCAAGATTAATTTCGATAAAATAAAAGAATGGATCAGGGAGGAGTGTAGCAGTGCACTGGGAACAGCAATGGTGGAGAAGGTGGCCTTTTCCCATGATATAAATCTGCTAAACAAGCTGTTGGACCAAACGGAAGAATTTCGCCAGATATTGATCTCCGGTGATCTTTTTCCTTCATCCAACTATTTGAATATTTATCCCTATCTGGAAAAGGCGAAAATAGAAGGCACATTTTTGTATGAGGATGACTTTCACGAGATCAAACTTTCGCTGATTACACTCAAAGAGTGTGTTGATTTTTTTAGCAAAAATGAAGAGGAATACCCCCAATTGTTCCAGTTGATCGGAATGGTGGCACTCGATAACAGTCTGTTGCGGGCCATTGAGCGCGTGTTGAACGATAAAGGCAAAATCAAGGACAATGCAACGCGGGAACTTGGCCTGATCCGTGGGCAGATCATTTATGAAGAAAACCGCCTAAGAAAGGTGCTGGATAGGATTTTTCGAGAGGCCAAAGCGAAAGGGCTGACACCGGATGACGCATCCATCACCATCCGTGGCGGACGAATGGTGATGCCTGTTTTGGCCGAAAATAAACGAAAAATCAAAGGCTTTGTCCATGATGAATCGGCTACGGGACAGACGGTTTTTCTGGAACCCGCTGAGGTATTGGATATCAATAATGAGCTGAAGGAACTAGAGTACATGGAGCGCAGGGAGGTGCAGAAAATTTTGATGCAGCTCACAGATACCTTGAGGCCCTTTATTCCGGAGTTGAAAAGTGCCTATAAATTTCTGGGTATGGTGGATTTTATCCGTGCCAAGGCACGGCTGGCCCTGAAGATGGATGCCAGCAAACCCACTCTTCAGAAAGAGAAGATCATCGAATGGTACAATGCCCGCCATCCTGTGCTGCAGCATGCGTTGAAGCAGCAAAATAGGCCGATTGTTCCGCTAAATATTCATTTGGACCATAATAGTCGCTTACTGGTGATCTCTGGGCCCAATGCCGGCGGAAAATCTGTTACGCTAAAAACCGTTTCACTGGTTCAGTACATGCTTCAGTGTGGTCTGCTGGTGCCGATGGATCCACATTCAAAATGTTCTGTTTTTCATCATTTCTTTATTGATATCGGGGATGAGCAGAATATCGAAAATGACCTGAGCACGTACAGCTCCCATTTGATGAGCATGAAGTATTTTACGCAGTTTGCGGATAAGAAAACCATTTTTTTTATCGATGAGTTTGGTACGGGAACTGAGCCGCAGTTTGGGGGCGCGATAGCAGAGTCAATTTTGTTGGCACTGAACAAATCCGGTGCCTACGGGGTCGTGACCACTCATTATGGTAATTTGAAGCAGATTGCAGCCAAAAACCAAGGCATGACCAATGGTGCGATGCGCTTTGATATCGAAAAATTGGAGCCACTTTACCAGCTGGATATAGGCAAACCAGGGAGTTCTTTTGCACTGGAAATCGCCACTAAGATCGGGATTCAAAAGGATATCATCGGCTATGCCAAGGCACAGATCGGTGATGAGCGGGTTCGGTACGATAAACTCCTCAATAAGCTGGAATCCGATAAGAACAAATACGAGCAATTGATCCTGGAAGCGCAGCGTAAAGAGAGGCTTTTGACGCAGCGGCTCAAAGAGTATAATGAGCTAAAGGAAACCGTCGATAGCAATAAGAAGCAATTGATCCATCAAGCCAAGCTGGAAGCAAAAGGGATCTTGGACGGAGCCAACCAAAAGATAGAGGAGACCATTCGATCTATAAAGGAAAATAAAGCTGATAAAGAAGTGACCAAGAAGCTTCGGCAGGATTTGGAACGTCATAAGGACAAGGTAAAACCAGATAAGACCTTTAAGCCCAAGAAAGGCTCAGAGGAAATAAAAGTGGTAAGTGGAATTATAGCGGTAGGGGACTATGTTCGGTTAAAGGATAATGGGGCCGTGGCTGAAGTTTTGGCTATCCGAAATAAGGATGTAGAGATCAGTATCGGTGATCTGAAATCCAATGTCAAGCTCAACAGGCTGGAAAAAGTATCCAAAACTGCCATGAAGAAGGAAAAGAAAACCATCGCAGCAAGATCTACTTTCGATACTACCTCTAAGATGCGAGACTTTTCCCCAAATTTGGACCTAAGGGGTAGAAGAGGAGAGGAAATTTTACCGATAGTCCAGAATTTTGTGGATGAGGGATATATGCTTGGGGTAAAAGACTTGCGGATTGTTCATGGCAAAGGGGATGGAATCCTGAGGGAGATTACCCGTAATTTGCTTCGGTCCATGCCTTCTGTGGGCAAATATGAAGACGAACATGCTGATCGTGGCGGATCTGGGGTCACATTGGTTACCTTGAAGTAA
- a CDS encoding nuclear transport factor 2 family protein, with product MTKWILFTFFLCGITLGSFAQSQNSIKLVNAVQDLTRLMIHPDEAQLKTMTHKKLSYGHSSGRQEDQSTFISSLMTGTSDFVTINLNEQSYDVVDDIGIARHILVAETNDNGIPGHVRIGVLMIWRNNGESWKLLARQAYKIPQ from the coding sequence ATGACAAAATGGATACTCTTCACCTTCTTCCTTTGTGGCATCACCCTTGGTAGCTTTGCACAGTCCCAAAACAGCATCAAACTGGTAAACGCAGTTCAGGACCTCACCCGTCTGATGATCCATCCAGATGAAGCGCAGCTAAAGACAATGACGCACAAAAAACTGTCTTATGGCCATTCCAGTGGACGCCAAGAAGACCAGAGCACCTTCATTTCTTCATTAATGACCGGAACGTCAGATTTTGTGACCATCAACCTAAATGAGCAATCTTATGATGTTGTCGATGATATCGGCATCGCCAGGCATATCTTGGTTGCCGAAACCAACGATAATGGAATTCCTGGACATGTCAGGATAGGGGTACTGATGATTTGGCGCAATAATGGTGAATCCTGGAAACTATTGGCCAGACAGGCCTATAAAATCCCCCAGTAA
- a CDS encoding ABC transporter ATP-binding protein, which translates to MLEIRLTNAAKRFQYDWIFRHLDLHAKPTDKIAITGSNGSGKSTFLKCLAGINPFTEGETEYSLEQRSISDNEVYRHLSISAPYMELPEEFTLLELLGFHFNFKTPYQGIQLKEMIKVMYLEDAINKQVSHFSSGMKQRLKLGLCFFSNTSLLLLDEPTSNLDRRGSEWYQELVHAYGQDRTIFVASNDPGEYEFCTEHLSIEDHKIKKSR; encoded by the coding sequence ATGCTCGAAATAAGGTTAACCAATGCAGCAAAACGATTCCAGTATGACTGGATTTTTAGACACCTTGACTTGCATGCAAAACCAACCGATAAAATCGCCATTACGGGCAGCAATGGTTCCGGCAAGTCCACTTTTCTAAAATGTCTTGCCGGAATCAATCCTTTTACCGAAGGCGAGACCGAATATTCGCTCGAACAACGGAGCATATCCGACAACGAAGTTTACAGGCACTTGTCCATTTCCGCTCCCTATATGGAACTGCCGGAAGAATTCACATTGCTAGAACTCCTAGGCTTCCATTTCAATTTCAAAACACCTTACCAAGGTATCCAGCTGAAAGAGATGATTAAGGTCATGTACTTAGAGGACGCGATCAATAAGCAAGTCTCGCATTTCTCCTCAGGCATGAAACAACGCCTAAAATTAGGCCTTTGCTTTTTTTCGAACACTTCGCTGTTGCTGCTGGATGAGCCTACTTCAAACCTCGATCGCAGGGGGAGTGAATGGTACCAAGAACTGGTACATGCATATGGACAGGATCGCACCATTTTTGTGGCTTCCAATGATCCTGGGGAATACGAATTCTGCACCGAACACCTCTCCATAGAAGATCACAAGATAAAAAAGTCACGATAA
- the lpxA gene encoding acyl-ACP--UDP-N-acetylglucosamine O-acyltransferase: protein MISKLSQIHDKTQIGEDVTIDPFSVIHENVEIGKGTWIGSNVTIYPGTKIGENCKIFPGAVIAGVPQDLKFQGETSTVEIGDNTTIRECVTISRGTIDKRITKVGSNCLLMAYVHIAHDCIVGDNVIIANAVQVAGHVAIDDWAIIGGSSAIHQFVKVGMHAMVSGGSLVRKDVPPFTKAAREPLSYAGVNSLGLRRRGFSSESISHIQEVYRYLFLNSLNNSRALEEIEVNLPATKERDEIVNFIRSSERGVMKGYIN from the coding sequence ATGATAAGTAAGCTATCACAAATACATGATAAAACCCAAATCGGTGAAGATGTAACCATCGATCCTTTTTCGGTCATTCATGAAAACGTAGAAATAGGAAAAGGAACCTGGATAGGATCAAATGTAACCATCTACCCTGGGACTAAAATTGGTGAAAATTGCAAAATTTTCCCTGGGGCAGTCATCGCAGGGGTACCCCAGGACCTTAAATTCCAAGGAGAAACTTCTACGGTAGAAATTGGGGACAACACTACCATTAGGGAGTGTGTAACGATTAGCCGTGGCACCATCGACAAAAGAATCACCAAGGTCGGCAGCAACTGCCTCCTGATGGCCTACGTACACATTGCCCATGACTGTATTGTTGGTGACAATGTCATCATCGCCAATGCGGTGCAGGTCGCAGGGCATGTGGCTATTGATGATTGGGCGATCATTGGTGGAAGTAGCGCCATCCATCAGTTTGTAAAAGTCGGTATGCATGCAATGGTCTCCGGCGGATCGTTGGTCAGAAAGGATGTACCACCATTTACCAAAGCCGCTCGGGAACCTTTAAGTTATGCAGGGGTAAATTCCCTTGGATTGCGCAGAAGAGGCTTTAGCAGTGAGTCCATCAGTCATATCCAGGAAGTCTATCGCTATCTGTTCCTGAACAGTCTCAATAACAGCCGGGCACTTGAAGAAATAGAAGTCAACCTTCCCGCAACGAAAGAAAGGGATGAGATCGTGAACTTCATCAGGTCTTCCGAAAGAGGCGTGATGAAAGGTTATATAAATTAA
- a CDS encoding bifunctional UDP-3-O-[3-hydroxymyristoyl] N-acetylglucosamine deacetylase/3-hydroxyacyl-ACP dehydratase — MKVKQHTIGKQVTISGVGLHTGVDANMTFLPAPPNHGYKFQRIDMEGAPIVDADVDNVVDVSRGTTIEQSGARVNTVEHVLAALVGLEIDNVLIQLDGPEPPIMDGSSIQFINILEEAGLKEQNALRRFFEVPESIHYRDSSREVEMAALPLDDYRVTVMVDYNSPVLGSQHASITDISQFKAEIASCRTFCFLHELEMLYKQNLIQGGDLNNAIVVVDRVVTDEELEGLAQMFNKPKVEVRKEGILNNVELRYKNEPARHKLLDVVGDLALVGRPLKGQILAARPGHAANVAFAKKLKRAMEKVGPSHIPHYDPKLPPVLDINQIGNILPHRYPFQLLDKIIYLDETVVAGVKNVTINEPFFMGHFPNNPVMPGVLQVEAMAQTGGILVLSTVDDPENYWTYFLGIESCKFRKMVLPGDTLVFKCELLSPIRRGIAKMKGEAYVGNTLVCEAVMTASIVRKEA, encoded by the coding sequence ATGAAAGTCAAACAACATACTATAGGAAAGCAGGTAACCATTTCCGGTGTAGGGCTACACACTGGAGTGGATGCCAACATGACCTTTCTACCTGCTCCGCCAAACCATGGCTATAAGTTTCAACGTATAGATATGGAGGGAGCGCCCATTGTGGATGCTGATGTCGATAACGTAGTGGATGTATCCAGAGGGACAACTATCGAGCAAAGTGGCGCACGCGTCAATACGGTCGAGCACGTACTGGCAGCCCTGGTGGGATTAGAAATAGACAATGTGCTTATCCAGTTGGATGGACCCGAGCCTCCAATCATGGACGGTAGCTCTATCCAATTCATCAATATCCTCGAAGAAGCGGGGTTGAAAGAGCAAAACGCCCTTCGTCGCTTCTTTGAAGTCCCAGAGAGCATCCATTACAGGGATTCCTCGAGAGAAGTAGAAATGGCCGCGTTACCACTGGATGATTATAGGGTCACCGTCATGGTGGATTATAACTCTCCGGTCCTGGGCAGCCAACACGCTTCTATTACCGACATTAGCCAGTTCAAGGCAGAAATCGCTTCTTGTAGGACTTTCTGCTTTTTGCATGAACTGGAGATGCTCTATAAACAAAACCTCATTCAGGGCGGCGACCTGAACAATGCGATCGTTGTGGTGGACAGGGTCGTTACGGACGAGGAATTGGAAGGACTGGCTCAGATGTTCAACAAGCCAAAAGTAGAGGTTCGCAAGGAAGGCATCCTAAACAACGTAGAACTTCGCTACAAAAACGAACCAGCCCGGCATAAGCTGCTGGACGTCGTTGGCGATCTCGCCTTGGTGGGCCGTCCGCTTAAAGGCCAAATCCTCGCCGCTCGTCCGGGCCATGCCGCTAATGTAGCCTTTGCCAAAAAACTGAAGCGGGCAATGGAAAAAGTGGGTCCCAGTCATATCCCTCACTATGACCCTAAACTACCTCCTGTCCTCGACATTAATCAAATAGGGAACATCCTTCCACACCGCTATCCTTTTCAGTTATTGGATAAAATCATTTATCTTGACGAAACGGTTGTGGCAGGAGTAAAGAACGTCACGATCAATGAGCCGTTTTTTATGGGGCATTTTCCAAACAATCCAGTAATGCCAGGAGTATTACAAGTAGAAGCCATGGCTCAAACTGGCGGAATTCTTGTGCTCAGTACCGTGGATGATCCTGAAAACTATTGGACCTATTTCTTAGGCATCGAAAGTTGTAAATTCAGAAAAATGGTCCTGCCGGGTGACACGTTGGTTTTTAAATGTGAGTTACTGTCCCCTATCAGAAGAGGGATTGCCAAAATGAAAGGTGAAGCCTATGTGGGCAACACATTGGTTTGCGAAGCCGTTATGACTGCCAGTATAGTAAGAAAAGAAGCATGA
- the lpxD gene encoding UDP-3-O-(3-hydroxymyristoyl)glucosamine N-acyltransferase yields the protein MEFTVSQIAALLNGTVVGDGSQKVNRLDKIQDGKAGGISFLSNMKYEPHIYSTEASAVIVAEDFSPSKPLNTSLIKVKDPYSGFTQLLEAYAQLTKHSKTGVDEPSYIDKSSKMDEGGYRGVFSHIGKNCQIGKQVIIHAQAYIGDNVKIGDRCIIHSGAKIYNDTDVGNDCEIHPNAVIGADGFGFAPQEDKSYKNIPQLGNVILEDNVSVGANSTIDCATMGSTIIKKGVKIDNLVQIAHNVIIGEHTVIAAQSGISGSTEIGKNCVIAGQVGIIGHLKIADNTTIGAKTGITKSILQSGKTIFGYMGYEMKEFLKSYSIFKKLPSLQDRVKELEKKQ from the coding sequence ATGGAATTTACTGTCAGTCAGATTGCAGCGCTTTTAAACGGTACAGTAGTGGGTGACGGTTCCCAAAAAGTCAACCGTCTTGACAAAATCCAAGATGGTAAAGCAGGAGGAATCAGTTTCTTGTCCAACATGAAATATGAGCCTCACATCTACAGCACGGAGGCATCTGCGGTTATTGTAGCGGAGGATTTTTCACCATCAAAGCCACTCAACACTTCACTCATCAAGGTAAAGGATCCCTATTCCGGTTTTACCCAGCTTTTGGAAGCTTATGCGCAGCTCACCAAACATAGTAAGACAGGAGTGGATGAGCCCTCCTACATCGACAAATCCTCCAAAATGGATGAAGGAGGTTACCGTGGAGTTTTTAGCCATATTGGTAAAAACTGTCAGATAGGCAAACAGGTCATCATCCATGCTCAAGCCTACATCGGAGACAATGTAAAAATCGGCGATCGCTGCATCATCCATTCAGGTGCCAAAATATACAACGACACCGACGTTGGCAATGATTGTGAAATCCATCCAAATGCCGTTATTGGAGCTGATGGTTTTGGTTTTGCCCCACAAGAGGACAAAAGCTATAAAAACATCCCTCAGCTTGGTAATGTCATACTGGAAGACAATGTCAGCGTAGGAGCAAACAGCACCATCGACTGCGCTACCATGGGCTCTACCATTATCAAGAAAGGGGTAAAAATAGACAACTTAGTACAAATTGCCCATAATGTGATCATAGGAGAACACACCGTCATTGCTGCCCAATCGGGCATTTCAGGATCTACCGAAATCGGAAAAAACTGCGTGATCGCAGGACAGGTGGGCATCATTGGACACCTCAAAATCGCCGACAACACCACTATTGGAGCAAAAACGGGCATTACTAAATCCATTCTTCAATCCGGAAAAACCATTTTTGGGTATATGGGGTATGAGATGAAAGAATTCCTCAAGTCCTATTCAATTTTCAAAAAACTGCCATCTCTTCAGGACAGAGTGAAAGAACTGGAAAAAAAACAATAA
- a CDS encoding HD domain-containing protein has product MKSHKILNDPVYGFITIPSELIFTIIDHPFFQRLRRIKQLGLTDLVYPGALHTRFHHAIGAMHLMSITLDNLRNKGHEISDREYEASLIAILLHDIGHGPFSHALEYTLLKGIPHESLSLLLMESLNNQLNGQLDLALRIFKNKYERKFFYQLVSSQLDIDRLDYLQRDCFFTGVSEGTIGADRIIKMMNIKDDQIVVEEKGLYSIENFLSARRLMYWQVYLHKTTVSAEKMLINLITRAKDLQQSGVNVEGSHAFRHLLQNNFTLRDFQQSSDLLETFADMDDFDIWGAIKYWKNHDDVVLRSISKMFLTRNLFKIKLSNTPIEEKELSLMKKEVAKGLKISDEELHYFVSSGFISNNAYVAKEKVMILTKKGEVIDVAQAADLPNIKAMSKIVKKYYACRAKNLTLR; this is encoded by the coding sequence TTGAAAAGCCATAAAATACTTAACGATCCTGTTTACGGTTTTATCACCATCCCCAGTGAGTTGATTTTCACCATTATCGACCATCCTTTTTTCCAAAGGTTACGGAGGATCAAACAACTTGGTTTGACCGATTTGGTTTATCCCGGTGCGCTGCATACACGTTTTCACCACGCCATTGGTGCCATGCACCTCATGAGCATCACCTTGGACAACCTCCGCAACAAAGGACATGAAATAAGTGACCGGGAATACGAAGCTTCATTGATTGCCATTTTGCTCCATGATATTGGCCACGGTCCCTTTTCCCATGCGCTTGAATACACCTTGCTCAAAGGGATTCCCCATGAGTCCCTATCGCTGTTGCTCATGGAGTCTTTAAATAACCAATTAAACGGCCAATTGGATCTTGCTTTAAGAATTTTTAAGAATAAATATGAACGAAAATTCTTTTATCAATTGGTTTCCAGCCAATTGGACATTGACCGCTTGGATTACCTTCAGCGGGATTGCTTTTTTACCGGTGTCTCTGAAGGAACAATCGGTGCTGACAGGATCATCAAGATGATGAACATCAAGGATGATCAGATCGTAGTAGAAGAGAAAGGCTTGTACAGCATAGAGAATTTCCTCAGTGCAAGGCGCCTGATGTATTGGCAAGTGTACCTGCATAAAACCACGGTAAGTGCAGAAAAAATGCTCATCAACCTCATTACCAGGGCCAAAGACCTCCAACAATCAGGCGTAAATGTAGAGGGTTCACACGCTTTCAGGCATTTGCTACAAAATAATTTCACCTTAAGGGACTTTCAGCAATCCTCGGATTTGCTGGAAACTTTTGCTGACATGGATGATTTTGATATTTGGGGAGCCATAAAATACTGGAAAAACCATGATGACGTTGTCCTGAGGAGTATCTCAAAGATGTTTTTGACCAGAAACCTGTTTAAAATCAAGCTGAGCAATACCCCAATCGAGGAAAAGGAACTCTCCCTTATGAAAAAGGAAGTCGCCAAAGGCCTGAAAATATCCGATGAAGAGCTTCATTATTTCGTCTCCTCTGGATTTATTTCCAATAATGCCTATGTGGCCAAAGAAAAAGTCATGATCCTCACCAAAAAAGGTGAGGTAATCGATGTGGCCCAAGCAGCAGACCTCCCTAACATCAAAGCGATGAGCAAAATTGTGAAAAAGTACTATGCTTGTCGCGCTAAAAATTTAACTTTGCGGTAA
- the porX gene encoding T9SS response regulator signal transducer PorX — MQKFKILWADDEIDLLKPHIMFLEQKGYEITTVNSGVDAIDMVEKTNFDVIFLDEMMPGMTGLETLQQVKILKPQTPVVMITKSEEEHIMDDAIGGKIADYLIKPINPNQILLSVKKILQNKQLISEKTNLSYQQDFSKISMAYNDAIDHKEWADIYKRLTYWELEIDKTENKSMQEVLDTQKTEANANFARFVKDNYLDWLNDGDADKPILSHRVMKEKVFPQLKESDKPLFFVVIDNLRLDQWEIIEPALSDYFNIKSEDTYYSILPTTTAYARNALFSGMMPLDMARFHPDLWENEDTDESKNSHEADFLAVNLKKNRLQSKFSYHKILQANQGKSVLEQFPNLMNNDLNVLVYNFVDMMSHARTDMKMIRELAPDESAYRSITESWFLHSSLFELFKKVSEAGCEVIVTTDHGTKKVNRPYKIIGDRKVTTNLRYKQGKNLNFESGKVFEIGKPEDIKLPRFNVSTSYVFAVEDYFFAYPNNYNYYVNYYRDTFQHGGVSLEEMIVPIMHLSPKMK, encoded by the coding sequence ATGCAAAAATTTAAAATACTCTGGGCAGATGATGAGATTGATCTGTTGAAACCTCACATCATGTTTTTGGAGCAAAAAGGATATGAAATCACCACGGTAAACAGTGGTGTGGACGCCATTGATATGGTAGAAAAAACCAATTTCGATGTGATTTTTTTGGATGAAATGATGCCTGGGATGACTGGATTGGAAACATTGCAGCAGGTGAAGATCCTCAAACCGCAGACGCCCGTGGTCATGATCACCAAAAGTGAGGAAGAGCATATCATGGATGATGCCATCGGTGGTAAAATCGCCGATTACCTCATCAAGCCGATCAATCCCAACCAGATTTTGCTTTCGGTTAAGAAGATCCTGCAGAATAAGCAATTGATAAGTGAAAAGACCAATCTATCTTACCAGCAGGATTTCTCCAAGATAAGCATGGCGTATAATGACGCCATCGACCATAAGGAATGGGCCGATATCTACAAGAGGTTGACCTATTGGGAGCTAGAGATCGACAAAACCGAAAACAAAAGCATGCAAGAGGTGCTCGACACGCAAAAAACAGAAGCCAATGCTAATTTTGCGCGATTCGTAAAGGACAATTACCTGGATTGGCTGAATGATGGAGATGCCGACAAGCCGATTTTGTCCCATCGGGTGATGAAGGAGAAAGTCTTTCCCCAATTGAAAGAATCCGACAAGCCCTTGTTTTTTGTGGTGATCGATAACTTGCGTCTCGATCAATGGGAGATCATTGAGCCGGCCTTAAGTGATTATTTTAATATCAAATCAGAAGATACCTATTATAGTATCTTGCCCACTACTACCGCATACGCTCGGAATGCGCTGTTCAGTGGAATGATGCCATTGGACATGGCCCGCTTCCACCCGGATTTATGGGAAAATGAAGATACCGATGAAAGTAAGAATAGCCATGAAGCAGATTTCTTGGCTGTTAATTTAAAGAAAAACCGTCTTCAGAGTAAATTCAGCTATCACAAAATCCTCCAAGCAAATCAGGGGAAATCAGTGCTGGAACAATTTCCCAATCTGATGAACAATGACCTCAATGTACTGGTGTACAATTTTGTGGACATGATGTCCCATGCCAGGACAGATATGAAAATGATCAGGGAACTGGCGCCAGATGAATCGGCATACCGGTCTATTACCGAAAGTTGGTTTTTGCATAGTTCGCTGTTTGAGCTGTTTAAGAAGGTAAGTGAGGCTGGATGTGAAGTGATCGTGACGACAGATCATGGGACGAAGAAGGTGAATCGTCCGTACAAAATCATTGGGGACAGAAAGGTGACCACTAACCTCAGGTACAAGCAAGGTAAAAATTTGAATTTCGAATCTGGAAAAGTTTTTGAAATAGGAAAACCGGAAGACATCAAGCTTCCTAGATTTAATGTTTCCACAAGTTATGTTTTTGCAGTTGAAGATTATTTCTTTGCATATCCGAACAATTACAACTATTATGTAAATTACTACAGGGATACTTTTCAACATGGAGGGGTTTCTTTGGAAGAAATGATTGTTCCGATCATGCATTTATCACCTAAAATGAAGTAA
- the tsaE gene encoding tRNA (adenosine(37)-N6)-threonylcarbamoyltransferase complex ATPase subunit type 1 TsaE: MKTIKCRDIMDLPKAAKEVVAVCKDLPVWIFQGEMGAGKTTLIKAIAKEFGVGDIVSSPSFSIVNEYQNDRGETFYHFDFYRIKEQEEVLEIGVDEYIYSGNYCWLEWAENIPDYLPEEFYLIRISVSENDGREMSIKKF, encoded by the coding sequence TTGAAAACAATCAAGTGTAGAGATATTATGGACTTGCCCAAAGCGGCAAAGGAGGTGGTGGCCGTTTGTAAGGACTTGCCGGTTTGGATCTTTCAGGGAGAGATGGGGGCAGGGAAGACTACATTGATCAAGGCCATCGCTAAAGAATTTGGAGTGGGAGATATCGTAAGTAGCCCTTCCTTTTCTATCGTAAATGAATATCAAAATGATAGGGGAGAGACCTTTTATCATTTTGATTTCTATCGGATAAAAGAACAAGAAGAGGTGTTGGAAATCGGAGTGGATGAATATATTTATAGCGGCAATTACTGTTGGCTTGAATGGGCAGAAAATATCCCGGATTATTTACCGGAGGAATTTTACCTAATCAGAATATCAGTAAGCGAAAACGATGGTAGGGAGATGAGCATAAAAAAGTTTTAA